A window of the Paralichthys olivaceus isolate ysfri-2021 chromosome 5, ASM2471397v2, whole genome shotgun sequence genome harbors these coding sequences:
- the rln3a gene encoding relaxin-3a isoform X1, translating into MWKAVALAVCLLVAGVQPMEDPAYGVKLCGREFIRAVIFTCGGSRWKRSLRSTDDSEDPFSSRQDESFEGLSPNSLESLLQRNRDLRVTPRDSQEGVFSRTARSFITEEILEALRKADRKGRDVVVGLSNACCKWGCSKSEISSLC; encoded by the exons ATGTGGAAAGCTGTGGCACtcgctgtgtgtctgctggtggCTGGAGTTCAGCCCATGGAGGACCCAGCATATGGGGTGAAGCTCTGTGGTCGTGAGTTCATCCGGGCAGTCATCTTTACTTGTGGGGGTTCACGATGGAAGCGGTCACTCAGGAGCACAG ATGACTCAGAGGACCCGTTTAGCTCCCGTCAGGATGAGTCCTTTGAAGGCTTGAGTCCCAACTCACTGGAGAGTCTTCTGCAAAGGAACAGAGATCTAAGAGTCACACCTAGAGACAGCCAGGAAGGAGTGTTCAGCAGGACGGCACGCTCTTTCATCACTGAGGAGATCCTGGAGGCCCTGCGCAAGGCTGACCGCAAGGGCCGCGATGTGGTGGTGGGTCTGTCCAATGCCTGCTGCAAGTGGGGCTGCAGCAAGAGTGAGATCAGCTCCCTATGCTGA
- the rln3a gene encoding relaxin-3a isoform X2 translates to MEDPAYGVKLCGREFIRAVIFTCGGSRWKRSLRSTDDSEDPFSSRQDESFEGLSPNSLESLLQRNRDLRVTPRDSQEGVFSRTARSFITEEILEALRKADRKGRDVVVGLSNACCKWGCSKSEISSLC, encoded by the exons ATGGAGGACCCAGCATATGGGGTGAAGCTCTGTGGTCGTGAGTTCATCCGGGCAGTCATCTTTACTTGTGGGGGTTCACGATGGAAGCGGTCACTCAGGAGCACAG ATGACTCAGAGGACCCGTTTAGCTCCCGTCAGGATGAGTCCTTTGAAGGCTTGAGTCCCAACTCACTGGAGAGTCTTCTGCAAAGGAACAGAGATCTAAGAGTCACACCTAGAGACAGCCAGGAAGGAGTGTTCAGCAGGACGGCACGCTCTTTCATCACTGAGGAGATCCTGGAGGCCCTGCGCAAGGCTGACCGCAAGGGCCGCGATGTGGTGGTGGGTCTGTCCAATGCCTGCTGCAAGTGGGGCTGCAGCAAGAGTGAGATCAGCTCCCTATGCTGA
- the LOC109639379 gene encoding granulocyte colony-stimulating factor receptor-like isoform X3, whose amino-acid sequence MATLRGRWVLSILLVHVQTPLAATGPPAPPSDLECFKPCDEKSCSADIHCIWGPEPDPQRNTSYSLHWEPTNSEQGYVTSLNNSAVIYREHFLNHGQLRVWVEAQNKHGSAKSEGKEFNTADIIKPPPPIIALKPQEPLVIEWHSFCAELDLSMETCEVQYWVKGNQVWLKHEDGYLHTYTLDNPLPCTVYEFHVRCACSIGLKSNWSTSHSLSAAKAPKGKLDIWMDCGLFPASFNCTLTWKMLPLSQACGVIVGYEVKLFYNNSTWILLNVSTAEPRDLLWCNETQCHLNHSLKNVSSVSASALNSHGATAPSHVAMPTPGKDEDVKTLNLKMNEANLTVTWDLPSKPLYKLKEYVVQYKQVGSPLGKGFDWVKVTNSQTTVFFEGQFNKYTPFQVSLFSISHSMTVRHLSSVIGYSHEGMNNVSASPKSQNETFKLKHLSPGQDYEVWIRAMNKAGPGANATTTFKTQQRENDDYLILKLLLLMFVVICLVLFCLTFLYVALNKMCPWVAYLFNEKVPDPRNSHIFRGMKHQINDPFALICIPIHEPLPNISVLEVVKILPDALRSTPKETSDQDEFTGPLGRDGISRMNGQDEQSKDAVTGEGGRTDRRYGREEYSKMVDSDEERDREKDKDDCWSSSEEDQFTSGYEKHFMPTALEVLEV is encoded by the exons ATGGCCACTCTCAGGGGGAGGTGGGTTCTGTCCATCCTGCTGGTCCATGTACAGACTCCTTTAGCTGCAACAG gtcctcctgctcctccctctgATCTTGAGTGCTTTAAGCCATGTGATGAGAAAAGCTGCAGTGCAGATATCCACTGTATTTGGGGTCCAGAACCGGACCCTCAGAGAAACACCAGCTACAGCCTGCACTGGGAGCCAACAAACAGCGA GCAGGGGTATGTGACCAGCCTGAACAACTCAGCAGTTATCTATCGTGAACACTTCCTCAACCACGGACAACTTCGAGTTTGGGTCGAGGCTCAGAACAAGCATGGTTCTGCCAAATCTGAGGGCAAAGAGTTCAACACAGCAGATATCA TCAAGCCCCCCCCTCCTATTATCGCACTGAAACCGCAGGAGCCATTAGTGATTGAGTGGCATTCCTTCTGTGCTGAGCTGGATCTCTCCATGGAAACCTGTGAAGTCCAATATTGGGTTAAGGGAAACCAAGTTTGGCTTAAG CATGAGGATGGATACCTTCACACCTATACACTTGACAACCCCCTGCCTTGCACAGTCTATGAATTTCACGTTCGTTGTGCATGTAGCATAGGGTTAAAAAGTAACTGGAGTACAAGCCACAGCTTGAGTGCAGCAAAGG CCCCTAAAGGCAAATTGGATATATGGATGGACTGTGGGCTATTCCCTGCAAGCTTCAACTGTACTCTAACCTGGAAG ATGCTTCCTTTATCCCAGGCATGCGGTGTCATTGTGGGATATGAAGTTAAACTGTTTTACAATAATTCTACATGGATACTGTTGAATGTGTCTACAGCTGAGCCAAGAGACCTGCTGTGGTGCAATGAGACACAGTGCCACCTTAACCACTCTCTAAAGAATGTATCATCAGTCAGTGCATCAGCCCTCAACTCTCATGGTGCCACAGCTCCATCTCATGTAGCTATGCCAACACCAG GTAAAGATGAAgatgtaaaaacattaaaccTCAAGATGAATGAAGCGAACCTCACTGTTACCTGGGATCTGCCCTCGAAGCCCCTCTATAAACTGAAGGAATATGTGGTGCAGTACAAACAAGTGGGGTCACCTCTAGGCAAAGGATTCGATTGGGTCAAAGTGACCAATAGCCAGACCACAGTGTTTTTTGAAG GTCAATTTAACAAGTATACTCCCTTCCAAGTGTCACTGTTCTCAATATCCCACAGCATGACAGTCCGTCACCTTTCATCAGTCATTGGATATTCTCATGAAGGAA TGAACAATGTGAGTGCATCCCCAAAGAGTCAAAATGAGACTTTTAAACTGAAGCATCTGAGTCCAGGTCAGGATTATGAGGTGTGGATAAGAGCTATGAACAAGGCCGGGCCCGGAGCAAATGCCACCACAACGTTCAAAACTCAACAGAGGGAAAATGATG ATTATTTAATACTCAAGCTGCTTCTACTAATGTTTGTGGTTATATGTCTTGTGTTATTCTG tcttaCTTTTTTGTATGTAGCACTGAACAAAATGTGTCCATGGGTGGCTTATTTGTTCAATGAGAAAGTGCCAGATCCCCGCAACAGCCACATCTTCAGAGGGATGAAGCACCAG ATTAATGACCCATTTGCTTTGATCTGCATACCCATCCACGAGCCACTTCCCAATATCTCTGTTCTGGAGGTTGTTAAAATCCTGCCTGATGCTTTGAGGTCCACCCCAAAGGAGACCTCAGACCAAGATGAGTTCACTGGGCCATTGGGGAGAGATGGGATTTCACGAATGAACGGCCAAGATGAGCAGAGCAAGGATGCTGTCACAGGGGAGGGTGGCAGGACAGACCGCAGATATGGACGAGAGGAGTACAGCAAGATGGTCGACTCTGAtgaggagagggacagagagaaggacaaGGATgattgttggagctcatcagaGGAAGACCAGTTTACATCAGGTTATGAAAAGCACTTCATGCCCACTGCTTTGGAAGTACTGGAAGTTTGA
- the LOC109639379 gene encoding granulocyte colony-stimulating factor receptor-like isoform X1 has translation MATLRGRWVLSILLVHVQTPLAATGPPAPPSDLECFKPCDEKSCSADIHCIWGPEPDPQRNTSYSLHWEPTNSEQGYVTSLNNSAVIYREHFLNHGQLRVWVEAQNKHGSAKSEGKEFNTADIIKPPPPIIALKPQEPLVIEWHSFCAELDLSMETCEVQYWVKGNQVWLKHEDGYLHTYTLDNPLPCTVYEFHVRCACSIGLKSNWSTSHSLSAAKAPKGKLDIWMDCGLFPASFNCTLTWKMLPLSQACGVIVGYEVKLFYNNSTWILLNVSTAEPRDLLWCNETQCHLNHSLKNVSSVSASALNSHGATAPSHVAMPTPGKDEDVKTLNLKMNEANLTVTWDLPSKPLYKLKEYVVQYKQVGSPLGKGFDWVKVTNSQTTVFFEGQFNKYTPFQVSLFSISHSMTVRHLSSVIGYSHEGSTYLSWALFPCAKSERSSLLKLSCPFLNHFSVPSSPPSFQALSIGDTWVTLFWSAVPLSKQNGVIQYYQIGLGKENVNNVSASPKSQNETFKLKHLSPGQDYEVWIRAMNKAGPGANATTTFKTQQRENDDYLILKLLLLMFVVICLVLFCLTFLYVALNKMCPWVAYLFNEKVPDPRNSHIFRGMKHQINDPFALICIPIHEPLPNISVLEVVKILPDALRSTPKETSDQDEFTGPLGRDGISRMNGQDEQSKDAVTGEGGRTDRRYGREEYSKMVDSDEERDREKDKDDCWSSSEEDQFTSGYEKHFMPTALEVLEV, from the exons ATGGCCACTCTCAGGGGGAGGTGGGTTCTGTCCATCCTGCTGGTCCATGTACAGACTCCTTTAGCTGCAACAG gtcctcctgctcctccctctgATCTTGAGTGCTTTAAGCCATGTGATGAGAAAAGCTGCAGTGCAGATATCCACTGTATTTGGGGTCCAGAACCGGACCCTCAGAGAAACACCAGCTACAGCCTGCACTGGGAGCCAACAAACAGCGA GCAGGGGTATGTGACCAGCCTGAACAACTCAGCAGTTATCTATCGTGAACACTTCCTCAACCACGGACAACTTCGAGTTTGGGTCGAGGCTCAGAACAAGCATGGTTCTGCCAAATCTGAGGGCAAAGAGTTCAACACAGCAGATATCA TCAAGCCCCCCCCTCCTATTATCGCACTGAAACCGCAGGAGCCATTAGTGATTGAGTGGCATTCCTTCTGTGCTGAGCTGGATCTCTCCATGGAAACCTGTGAAGTCCAATATTGGGTTAAGGGAAACCAAGTTTGGCTTAAG CATGAGGATGGATACCTTCACACCTATACACTTGACAACCCCCTGCCTTGCACAGTCTATGAATTTCACGTTCGTTGTGCATGTAGCATAGGGTTAAAAAGTAACTGGAGTACAAGCCACAGCTTGAGTGCAGCAAAGG CCCCTAAAGGCAAATTGGATATATGGATGGACTGTGGGCTATTCCCTGCAAGCTTCAACTGTACTCTAACCTGGAAG ATGCTTCCTTTATCCCAGGCATGCGGTGTCATTGTGGGATATGAAGTTAAACTGTTTTACAATAATTCTACATGGATACTGTTGAATGTGTCTACAGCTGAGCCAAGAGACCTGCTGTGGTGCAATGAGACACAGTGCCACCTTAACCACTCTCTAAAGAATGTATCATCAGTCAGTGCATCAGCCCTCAACTCTCATGGTGCCACAGCTCCATCTCATGTAGCTATGCCAACACCAG GTAAAGATGAAgatgtaaaaacattaaaccTCAAGATGAATGAAGCGAACCTCACTGTTACCTGGGATCTGCCCTCGAAGCCCCTCTATAAACTGAAGGAATATGTGGTGCAGTACAAACAAGTGGGGTCACCTCTAGGCAAAGGATTCGATTGGGTCAAAGTGACCAATAGCCAGACCACAGTGTTTTTTGAAG GTCAATTTAACAAGTATACTCCCTTCCAAGTGTCACTGTTCTCAATATCCCACAGCATGACAGTCCGTCACCTTTCATCAGTCATTGGATATTCTCATGAAGGAAGTACGTATTTGTCTTGGGCTCTGTTTCCCTGTGCTAAATCTGAACGCTCATCTCTCCTCAAACTTTCGTGTCCCTTTCTCAATCACTTTTCAGTTCCCTCCAGTCCGCCATCGTTTCAGGCATTATCTATCGGTGACACTTGGGTGACCCTGTTTTGGTCGGCTGTTCCATTATCCAAGCAGAATGGGGTGATCCAGTACTACCAAATAGGTTTAGGCAAAGAAAACG TGAACAATGTGAGTGCATCCCCAAAGAGTCAAAATGAGACTTTTAAACTGAAGCATCTGAGTCCAGGTCAGGATTATGAGGTGTGGATAAGAGCTATGAACAAGGCCGGGCCCGGAGCAAATGCCACCACAACGTTCAAAACTCAACAGAGGGAAAATGATG ATTATTTAATACTCAAGCTGCTTCTACTAATGTTTGTGGTTATATGTCTTGTGTTATTCTG tcttaCTTTTTTGTATGTAGCACTGAACAAAATGTGTCCATGGGTGGCTTATTTGTTCAATGAGAAAGTGCCAGATCCCCGCAACAGCCACATCTTCAGAGGGATGAAGCACCAG ATTAATGACCCATTTGCTTTGATCTGCATACCCATCCACGAGCCACTTCCCAATATCTCTGTTCTGGAGGTTGTTAAAATCCTGCCTGATGCTTTGAGGTCCACCCCAAAGGAGACCTCAGACCAAGATGAGTTCACTGGGCCATTGGGGAGAGATGGGATTTCACGAATGAACGGCCAAGATGAGCAGAGCAAGGATGCTGTCACAGGGGAGGGTGGCAGGACAGACCGCAGATATGGACGAGAGGAGTACAGCAAGATGGTCGACTCTGAtgaggagagggacagagagaaggacaaGGATgattgttggagctcatcagaGGAAGACCAGTTTACATCAGGTTATGAAAAGCACTTCATGCCCACTGCTTTGGAAGTACTGGAAGTTTGA
- the LOC109639379 gene encoding granulocyte colony-stimulating factor receptor-like isoform X2, giving the protein MATLRGRWVLSILLVHVQTPLAATGPPAPPSDLECFKPCDEKSCSADIHCIWGPEPDPQRNTSYSLHWEPTNSEQGYVTSLNNSAVIYREHFLNHGQLRVWVEAQNKHGSAKSEGKEFNTADIIKPPPPIIALKPQEPLVIEWHSFCAELDLSMETCEVQYWVKGNQVWLKHEDGYLHTYTLDNPLPCTVYEFHVRCACSIGLKSNWSTSHSLSAAKAPKGKLDIWMDCGLFPASFNCTLTWKMLPLSQACGVIVGYEVKLFYNNSTWILLNVSTAEPRDLLWCNETQCHLNHSLKNVSSVSASALNSHGATAPSHVAMPTPGKDEDVKTLNLKMNEANLTVTWDLPSKPLYKLKEYVVQYKQVGSPLGKGFDWVKVTNSQTTVFFEGQFNKYTPFQVSLFSISHSMTVRHLSSVIGYSHEGIPSSPPSFQALSIGDTWVTLFWSAVPLSKQNGVIQYYQIGLGKENVNNVSASPKSQNETFKLKHLSPGQDYEVWIRAMNKAGPGANATTTFKTQQRENDDYLILKLLLLMFVVICLVLFCLTFLYVALNKMCPWVAYLFNEKVPDPRNSHIFRGMKHQINDPFALICIPIHEPLPNISVLEVVKILPDALRSTPKETSDQDEFTGPLGRDGISRMNGQDEQSKDAVTGEGGRTDRRYGREEYSKMVDSDEERDREKDKDDCWSSSEEDQFTSGYEKHFMPTALEVLEV; this is encoded by the exons ATGGCCACTCTCAGGGGGAGGTGGGTTCTGTCCATCCTGCTGGTCCATGTACAGACTCCTTTAGCTGCAACAG gtcctcctgctcctccctctgATCTTGAGTGCTTTAAGCCATGTGATGAGAAAAGCTGCAGTGCAGATATCCACTGTATTTGGGGTCCAGAACCGGACCCTCAGAGAAACACCAGCTACAGCCTGCACTGGGAGCCAACAAACAGCGA GCAGGGGTATGTGACCAGCCTGAACAACTCAGCAGTTATCTATCGTGAACACTTCCTCAACCACGGACAACTTCGAGTTTGGGTCGAGGCTCAGAACAAGCATGGTTCTGCCAAATCTGAGGGCAAAGAGTTCAACACAGCAGATATCA TCAAGCCCCCCCCTCCTATTATCGCACTGAAACCGCAGGAGCCATTAGTGATTGAGTGGCATTCCTTCTGTGCTGAGCTGGATCTCTCCATGGAAACCTGTGAAGTCCAATATTGGGTTAAGGGAAACCAAGTTTGGCTTAAG CATGAGGATGGATACCTTCACACCTATACACTTGACAACCCCCTGCCTTGCACAGTCTATGAATTTCACGTTCGTTGTGCATGTAGCATAGGGTTAAAAAGTAACTGGAGTACAAGCCACAGCTTGAGTGCAGCAAAGG CCCCTAAAGGCAAATTGGATATATGGATGGACTGTGGGCTATTCCCTGCAAGCTTCAACTGTACTCTAACCTGGAAG ATGCTTCCTTTATCCCAGGCATGCGGTGTCATTGTGGGATATGAAGTTAAACTGTTTTACAATAATTCTACATGGATACTGTTGAATGTGTCTACAGCTGAGCCAAGAGACCTGCTGTGGTGCAATGAGACACAGTGCCACCTTAACCACTCTCTAAAGAATGTATCATCAGTCAGTGCATCAGCCCTCAACTCTCATGGTGCCACAGCTCCATCTCATGTAGCTATGCCAACACCAG GTAAAGATGAAgatgtaaaaacattaaaccTCAAGATGAATGAAGCGAACCTCACTGTTACCTGGGATCTGCCCTCGAAGCCCCTCTATAAACTGAAGGAATATGTGGTGCAGTACAAACAAGTGGGGTCACCTCTAGGCAAAGGATTCGATTGGGTCAAAGTGACCAATAGCCAGACCACAGTGTTTTTTGAAG GTCAATTTAACAAGTATACTCCCTTCCAAGTGTCACTGTTCTCAATATCCCACAGCATGACAGTCCGTCACCTTTCATCAGTCATTGGATATTCTCATGAAGGAA TTCCCTCCAGTCCGCCATCGTTTCAGGCATTATCTATCGGTGACACTTGGGTGACCCTGTTTTGGTCGGCTGTTCCATTATCCAAGCAGAATGGGGTGATCCAGTACTACCAAATAGGTTTAGGCAAAGAAAACG TGAACAATGTGAGTGCATCCCCAAAGAGTCAAAATGAGACTTTTAAACTGAAGCATCTGAGTCCAGGTCAGGATTATGAGGTGTGGATAAGAGCTATGAACAAGGCCGGGCCCGGAGCAAATGCCACCACAACGTTCAAAACTCAACAGAGGGAAAATGATG ATTATTTAATACTCAAGCTGCTTCTACTAATGTTTGTGGTTATATGTCTTGTGTTATTCTG tcttaCTTTTTTGTATGTAGCACTGAACAAAATGTGTCCATGGGTGGCTTATTTGTTCAATGAGAAAGTGCCAGATCCCCGCAACAGCCACATCTTCAGAGGGATGAAGCACCAG ATTAATGACCCATTTGCTTTGATCTGCATACCCATCCACGAGCCACTTCCCAATATCTCTGTTCTGGAGGTTGTTAAAATCCTGCCTGATGCTTTGAGGTCCACCCCAAAGGAGACCTCAGACCAAGATGAGTTCACTGGGCCATTGGGGAGAGATGGGATTTCACGAATGAACGGCCAAGATGAGCAGAGCAAGGATGCTGTCACAGGGGAGGGTGGCAGGACAGACCGCAGATATGGACGAGAGGAGTACAGCAAGATGGTCGACTCTGAtgaggagagggacagagagaaggacaaGGATgattgttggagctcatcagaGGAAGACCAGTTTACATCAGGTTATGAAAAGCACTTCATGCCCACTGCTTTGGAAGTACTGGAAGTTTGA